One Corynebacterium appendicis CIP 107643 DNA window includes the following coding sequences:
- a CDS encoding vitamin K epoxide reductase family protein, whose amino-acid sequence MTHPATADDNEVLVTETNDDTFLPVFARQRPFALILLVTGVIGWVASGILVLERLALYEDAEHVTTCDINALVSCGKVMGTWQSELFGFPNPLIGIVAFAVVITTAMAMLSGARFADWYWGGLQAGVTVGLLFIIWLWYQALFVIHILCLYCMVVWAMMVPLFILLTVRNLAHGLFPASPAVVRFASQWAGTLIAVVYVAVAASVFFSFYSDFTTL is encoded by the coding sequence ATGACGCACCCAGCCACCGCCGACGACAATGAGGTTCTTGTGACCGAGACGAACGACGACACCTTCCTGCCGGTCTTTGCCCGCCAGCGTCCTTTCGCCCTCATCCTGCTGGTCACCGGCGTGATCGGCTGGGTGGCCTCCGGCATCCTGGTGCTTGAACGCCTGGCCCTCTACGAGGACGCCGAGCATGTCACCACCTGTGACATCAACGCCCTGGTCTCCTGCGGAAAAGTGATGGGAACCTGGCAGTCCGAACTCTTCGGCTTCCCCAACCCGTTGATCGGCATCGTCGCCTTCGCCGTGGTCATCACCACCGCGATGGCCATGCTGTCGGGGGCACGCTTCGCCGACTGGTACTGGGGAGGTCTGCAGGCGGGTGTGACCGTGGGCCTGCTGTTCATCATCTGGCTGTGGTACCAGGCGCTGTTCGTCATCCATATTTTGTGCCTGTACTGCATGGTGGTGTGGGCGATGATGGTCCCGCTGTTTATCCTGCTCACAGTACGCAACCTCGCCCACGGCCTCTTCCCCGCCTCGCCTGCTGTGGTGCGGTTTGCCTCCCAGTGGGCAGGCACCCTGATCGCCGTGGTGTACGTCGCTGTGGCCGCCTCGGTGTTTTTCAGCTTCTACTCCGATTTCACCACCCTTTGA
- a CDS encoding IS256 family transposase — protein sequence MTTAPYSIDPATYLDDLLAQASPDLMRQMLQGFINQILSAQADTVCGAEYGVASTERVNHRNGYRHRDLDTRVGTIDVAVPKLRHGAFFPDWLLERRTRAERALSTVIATCYLKGVSTRRMNDLVATLGIANMSKSQVSRMSEELGEMVADFKNRPLDPGGYAYLSCDALTIKVREGGRVVKCSVLLATGVNADGYREMLGMHVATAESNASWKGFFQDLKARGLTGVFLITSDAHEGIQHAISEVLPDASWQRCRTHFAKNLYEKVPKTQWPMVSAMFQTIFQQPDAQSTWAQAREVVDLLEPKFPQVSAYLEESLDEVLAFTAAPKPVWTKVWSNNPTERLNREIRRRTDVVGIFPNRESIIRLVGAVLAEQHDDWIQQKRYMSLSALEHTKHLMHRQGDDHGDQHQLTA from the coding sequence ATGACCACTGCACCGTATTCTATCGACCCGGCAACCTACTTGGATGATCTGCTCGCCCAAGCTTCCCCGGACCTGATGCGGCAGATGCTGCAAGGGTTTATCAACCAGATCCTCTCCGCCCAGGCCGACACCGTTTGCGGCGCCGAATACGGTGTTGCTTCCACCGAGCGGGTCAACCACCGCAACGGGTACCGCCACCGTGACCTTGACACCCGTGTCGGCACGATCGATGTGGCAGTACCGAAGTTGCGCCACGGAGCGTTCTTCCCGGACTGGCTGTTAGAGCGCCGTACGCGTGCAGAACGGGCACTCTCAACGGTGATTGCCACGTGCTATCTCAAGGGGGTCTCCACCCGCAGGATGAATGACCTGGTGGCAACACTTGGGATTGCCAATATGTCGAAATCCCAAGTCTCACGCATGTCGGAAGAACTCGGCGAGATGGTCGCCGACTTCAAAAACCGCCCGCTTGATCCCGGCGGCTACGCCTACCTGTCGTGTGACGCGTTGACGATCAAAGTGCGCGAAGGCGGGCGTGTGGTCAAATGCTCGGTGCTGCTAGCTACCGGGGTCAACGCCGATGGGTATCGCGAAATGCTCGGCATGCACGTGGCCACAGCTGAGTCCAACGCGTCGTGGAAAGGCTTCTTCCAAGACTTAAAAGCCCGCGGGCTTACCGGCGTCTTCCTTATCACCAGTGACGCCCATGAAGGCATTCAGCACGCAATTTCCGAAGTGCTGCCCGATGCGTCGTGGCAGCGGTGCCGCACTCATTTCGCGAAGAACCTTTACGAGAAAGTCCCAAAGACCCAGTGGCCGATGGTCTCTGCGATGTTCCAGACCATCTTCCAGCAACCCGACGCCCAATCCACCTGGGCCCAAGCCCGCGAAGTGGTCGACCTGCTGGAACCGAAGTTCCCACAGGTTTCGGCGTATTTGGAGGAATCACTCGATGAAGTGTTGGCGTTTACCGCAGCGCCGAAACCAGTGTGGACGAAGGTGTGGTCGAACAACCCCACCGAGCGGTTAAACCGGGAAATCCGCCGGCGCACCGATGTCGTGGGCATCTTCCCGAACCGCGAATCCATCATCCGGCTTGTCGGGGCGGTTCTTGCCGAGCAGCATGACGATTGGATCCAGCAAAAACGCTACATGTCACTGTCCGCACTCGAACACACCAAACATCTCATGCACCGACAAGGAGACGACCATGGTGACCAGCACCAGCTAACCGCCTAA